A genomic window from Yoonia sp. R2331 includes:
- a CDS encoding DUF1992 domain-containing protein — MTHPLEDLINKMMAGAAARGDFDNLPGAGKPLDLSGDPKNPLLNRMMTEAQAKPPAITLKEQIAKAQAHLKTLTDPAARKAQMKVIADLQTRLAIEVEAMRRYG, encoded by the coding sequence ATGACCCATCCGCTGGAAGATCTGATTAACAAGATGATGGCCGGGGCCGCCGCCCGAGGCGACTTTGACAACCTGCCGGGCGCGGGCAAACCGCTTGACCTGTCGGGCGATCCCAAGAACCCGCTCTTGAACCGCATGATGACAGAGGCGCAGGCAAAACCACCCGCCATCACCCTCAAAGAACAGATCGCAAAGGCACAAGCCCACCTCAAGACCCTCACCGATCCGGCCGCGCGCAAGGCGCAGATGAAAGTCATCGCTGATCTGCAAACCCGCCTCGCGATCGAGGTCGAGGCGATGCGCCGCTATGGCTGA
- a CDS encoding MFS transporter — MTALQPGLRKLLTAQIPADFADWLDVVAISALLAFVWQVDTYVFALLAVAMGLPYLIIGPLAGALVDRVDTRRVLIFANLGRGFATIAFFLAGEWPALLALIALRSVVDTFYSPANQSAIQALSDPATRIRANAISHGINQASKIVAPSVGGVLLIWFTPQTVFLANACASFLAVALLLRLSKLPAAPRDADSPGLLASLKSGPALLRDSAVLRAVLLMMAAGYFAMFFYDNLIAPLTRDLGFSQTHLGLLLAAVGAGGVICAAVMSRLRSTPRPFLLITCGALIGGSTVVAVGLAEVTGFPLALATYLLAFFVLGVTTALMVVPIRTVIQNNTDSSSIGQITALSEAANTLALLTAPFIGAWLATATTIGAAFVLGGAVMLGLGLRAFTLRNIS; from the coding sequence ATGACCGCCTTGCAACCGGGTCTGCGCAAGCTCTTGACCGCTCAGATCCCCGCTGATTTTGCCGATTGGCTGGATGTGGTGGCGATCAGCGCGCTGCTCGCCTTCGTCTGGCAGGTTGACACCTATGTTTTTGCCCTGCTCGCCGTGGCCATGGGACTGCCCTACCTGATTATTGGTCCCTTGGCGGGCGCTCTGGTTGACAGGGTCGATACGCGACGGGTGCTGATCTTCGCCAATCTGGGGCGGGGCTTTGCCACCATTGCCTTCTTTCTGGCCGGTGAATGGCCCGCCTTGCTGGCACTCATTGCCCTGCGCAGCGTGGTCGACACTTTCTATTCCCCCGCCAACCAATCCGCGATCCAGGCCCTGTCCGACCCCGCCACCCGTATCCGCGCCAACGCGATCAGCCACGGCATCAATCAGGCGTCCAAGATCGTGGCCCCCTCGGTTGGTGGCGTGCTTTTGATCTGGTTCACGCCACAGACGGTCTTTCTGGCCAATGCCTGCGCGTCCTTTCTGGCAGTGGCCCTGTTGCTGCGCCTGTCCAAACTGCCCGCCGCGCCCCGCGATGCGGACAGCCCCGGCCTGCTGGCAAGCCTCAAAAGCGGCCCAGCACTCTTGCGGGACAGCGCGGTATTGCGCGCGGTGCTACTGATGATGGCGGCCGGGTATTTCGCGATGTTCTTCTATGACAACCTGATCGCGCCCCTGACCCGCGACCTTGGCTTTAGCCAGACCCACCTTGGGCTGCTGCTGGCCGCTGTGGGTGCGGGTGGCGTGATCTGCGCTGCGGTCATGTCGCGTCTTCGTAGCACGCCGCGCCCGTTCTTGCTGATCACCTGCGGTGCGCTGATCGGCGGCAGCACCGTGGTTGCGGTCGGACTGGCAGAGGTCACGGGCTTCCCCCTCGCCCTTGCCACCTATCTGCTGGCATTTTTCGTGCTGGGCGTGACCACCGCGCTCATGGTCGTGCCGATCCGCACGGTTATCCAGAACAACACCGACAGCAGCAGCATCGGTCAAATCACCGCGCTGAGCGAGGCGGCAAATACGCTCGCCCTTCTCACTGCGCCCTTCATCGGCGCATGGCTGGCGACCGCAACGACCATCGGGGCCGCTTTTGTGCTCGGAGGGGCCGTGATGTTGGGCCTCGGTCTGCGCGCGTTTACCTTGCGAAATATAAGCTAA
- a CDS encoding enoyl-CoA hydratase/isomerase family protein, giving the protein MIRVAREGDLWIVTLDRADKANALTADMLTELIGIYKIAGGAKAVILTGEGTVFSAGADLDEAPKGLAKSPLWEELSSAIAAAPGLTVAALNGTLAGGAFGMALACDLRVAVPGAKFFYPVMKMGFLPQPSDPGRLKALVGPSRAKLLLMAGQKWTADQALDAGLVDGVFDDVMPVARDLCAAALSAEHSHVGAIKALI; this is encoded by the coding sequence TTGATCCGGGTCGCGCGCGAAGGCGATCTGTGGATTGTCACGCTGGATCGGGCGGACAAGGCCAATGCGCTGACGGCGGATATGCTTACCGAGCTGATTGGCATCTACAAGATCGCCGGCGGGGCGAAGGCGGTGATCCTGACCGGCGAAGGCACAGTGTTCAGCGCGGGCGCTGATCTGGACGAAGCCCCCAAGGGATTGGCGAAAAGCCCGCTGTGGGAAGAGCTGTCATCCGCCATAGCGGCCGCACCGGGGCTGACAGTTGCGGCGTTGAACGGGACGCTGGCAGGCGGGGCCTTTGGCATGGCATTGGCCTGTGATCTGCGGGTTGCGGTGCCGGGGGCCAAGTTTTTCTATCCGGTGATGAAGATGGGGTTCCTGCCGCAGCCGTCCGATCCGGGGCGCCTGAAGGCGCTGGTCGGGCCGTCGCGAGCGAAGCTGTTGCTGATGGCGGGCCAGAAGTGGACGGCGGATCAGGCGCTGGATGCAGGGCTGGTGGATGGCGTCTTTGACGATGTGATGCCAGTGGCGCGCGATCTGTGTGCGGCGGCCCTGAGCGCAGAGCACAGTCATGTCGGTGCAATCAAGGCTTTGATTTAG
- a CDS encoding SDR family oxidoreductase → MKNVDFEGKTVLISGASRGIGAAAAQSFAAAGANVALLARSREAIAELAGQIGDNALAIPCDVSRYWEVDQAMTAARDAFGGLDVVINNAGVIDPIGHLSTIDPEAYSHTIDINLKGVMHGMRAALPGMIAQGSGTIINISSGAAHGPVEGWAAYCSGKAGALMLTRVGDKEARENGVRVLGLSPGTVATEMQREIKASGINPVSQLAWEDHIPPEWPAQALMWMCSADADGYLGGDVSLRDEDVRRKVGLI, encoded by the coding sequence ATGAAAAATGTGGATTTTGAGGGCAAAACCGTCCTGATTTCGGGGGCAAGTCGCGGAATTGGGGCCGCAGCCGCGCAGAGCTTTGCAGCCGCCGGGGCCAATGTGGCGCTGCTCGCCCGCTCGCGCGAGGCGATTGCGGAACTGGCCGGACAGATCGGGGACAATGCCCTGGCGATCCCCTGTGACGTGTCGCGCTACTGGGAAGTGGATCAGGCGATGACCGCGGCCCGCGATGCCTTTGGCGGGTTGGATGTGGTGATTAACAACGCCGGAGTGATTGATCCGATCGGGCATTTGTCCACCATTGATCCAGAGGCGTACAGCCACACCATCGACATCAATCTCAAAGGCGTGATGCACGGGATGCGCGCGGCCCTGCCGGGAATGATTGCACAAGGGTCGGGGACGATCATCAACATCTCATCCGGCGCGGCCCACGGCCCGGTTGAGGGGTGGGCCGCCTATTGCAGCGGCAAGGCGGGGGCGCTCATGCTGACCCGCGTGGGCGACAAGGAAGCGCGCGAGAACGGCGTGCGGGTGTTGGGGTTAAGCCCCGGCACCGTGGCCACAGAGATGCAGCGCGAGATCAAGGCCAGCGGCATCAACCCGGTTAGTCAACTCGCGTGGGAGGATCATATCCCGCCCGAGTGGCCCGCGCAGGCGCTGATGTGGATGTGTTCGGCGGATGCCGATGGCTATCTGGGCGGCGACGTATCGCTGCGCGATGAAGACGTGCGCCGCAAGGTGGGTCTGATTTGA
- a CDS encoding DUF2125 domain-containing protein, translating into MTKLQTFKTGVCLAALFSGQAALADVTAAQVWENWKSSLDIYGDAGVTIGNEEIGDGTVTITGLGLSMDDGDTAVTADMGTLTFTENGDGTVAITMAESVPISITSSDGSTADMSVTNSGLSMTASGDPDAINYDLSADKYSFQVDNITENGQTIDADVLFAGNDVAGRYTVTNGDIRNLTYALTMGSVDLLVDVTDPDTNTVALISGKVNGLFVDADMDLPEDLSFDDPDNVDLTGFAVAANYGLNDGSYIFDISEGGEQVAGSVSTGSAAIDLGFDSDALTYNVLTTDIAMDMVVPNVPVPGMQLPLKLSLAEYGIGVAMPLSKTDEPTDFAFGLNLTDLTINDEIWAMGDPAGALPRDPVTIKLDLAGTTQLFFDILDPAQADAMAMAEVPGELHSLKLNELLVSAVGAKLDGTGDFTFDNTDFETIPDIPRPEGSVTLNLAGANALIDTLIRMGLLPEDQAMGARMMMGMFARTTGDDQLSSTVEVNAEGHVIANGQRIR; encoded by the coding sequence ATGACCAAACTGCAAACATTCAAGACCGGCGTGTGCCTTGCCGCCCTGTTCAGCGGACAAGCGGCGCTTGCCGATGTGACCGCAGCGCAAGTCTGGGAAAACTGGAAATCCAGCCTCGATATCTACGGCGATGCCGGAGTGACCATCGGCAACGAAGAGATCGGCGATGGCACCGTCACCATCACCGGTCTGGGCTTGTCGATGGATGATGGCGACACAGCCGTAACCGCCGACATGGGCACACTGACGTTTACCGAAAACGGCGACGGCACAGTGGCGATCACCATGGCCGAGTCCGTTCCGATCAGCATCACCAGCAGCGACGGGTCTACGGCGGATATGTCGGTGACCAACAGTGGCCTGTCGATGACCGCCTCTGGCGACCCGGATGCAATCAACTATGACCTCAGCGCGGACAAATACAGCTTTCAGGTCGATAACATCACCGAAAACGGCCAGACCATCGACGCCGATGTCCTCTTTGCGGGCAACGACGTGGCAGGCCGCTATACCGTCACCAACGGTGACATCCGCAACCTGACCTATGCGCTGACCATGGGATCGGTGGACCTGCTGGTTGATGTGACCGACCCCGACACCAACACCGTGGCGCTGATTTCCGGCAAGGTGAACGGCCTCTTTGTGGATGCCGACATGGACCTGCCAGAGGATTTGTCCTTTGACGATCCCGACAACGTTGACCTCACCGGCTTTGCGGTGGCGGCGAACTATGGCCTGAACGACGGCAGCTATATCTTCGACATCTCCGAAGGCGGCGAACAGGTGGCTGGCAGCGTCAGCACCGGATCGGCTGCGATTGACCTGGGCTTTGACAGCGATGCGCTGACCTACAACGTGCTGACCACGGACATTGCGATGGATATGGTGGTGCCCAATGTGCCGGTTCCGGGCATGCAACTGCCGCTGAAATTGTCGCTGGCGGAATACGGCATCGGCGTTGCGATGCCGCTCTCCAAAACAGACGAACCGACCGATTTCGCCTTTGGCCTCAACCTGACCGACCTCACCATCAATGATGAGATCTGGGCCATGGGTGATCCCGCCGGTGCCCTGCCCCGCGATCCGGTCACGATCAAGCTGGACCTTGCCGGCACGACCCAGCTGTTCTTTGACATCCTTGACCCTGCGCAGGCCGACGCGATGGCCATGGCCGAAGTGCCGGGCGAACTGCACAGCCTGAAGCTGAACGAACTTCTGGTCAGTGCGGTGGGGGCCAAGCTGGACGGCACCGGTGATTTCACCTTTGACAACACCGACTTTGAAACCATCCCCGACATCCCCCGCCCCGAAGGCTCGGTGACGCTGAACCTTGCCGGGGCCAATGCGCTGATCGACACGCTGATCCGGATGGGTCTGCTGCCAGAGGATCAGGCGATGGGCGCGCGGATGATGATGGGCATGTTCGCTCGAACCACCGGCGATGATCAACTGTCCTCGACCGTTGAGGTCAACGCCGAAGGCCACGTGATCGCCAACGGCCAGCGCATCCGCTGA
- a CDS encoding DNA topology modulation protein FlaR has translation MDRIIITGANGAGKSYWAARLGGVVSFDAIKLTTHWVQRPRAEILADLAGLVAEERWVIEGGPSLLPLALPRAQVVIWLDPPLWQRAWRLLKRPLRHRGTTRPELPPGNVDRLAEQWRFGWRSLRADAAFRANIKGALAGTSAQIFHCRSNRDAARAISACADR, from the coding sequence ATGGACCGCATCATCATCACCGGTGCCAATGGGGCCGGAAAGTCGTATTGGGCCGCAAGGCTGGGCGGTGTGGTGTCGTTTGATGCCATCAAACTGACGACCCATTGGGTGCAAAGGCCGCGCGCCGAGATCCTCGCTGATCTGGCCGGGCTGGTCGCGGAAGAACGCTGGGTGATCGAGGGCGGGCCGAGCCTGCTGCCGCTGGCCTTGCCCCGGGCGCAGGTGGTGATCTGGCTGGACCCGCCGCTGTGGCAACGGGCGTGGCGGTTGCTGAAACGGCCCTTGCGGCATCGCGGAACGACGCGGCCCGAATTGCCGCCGGGCAATGTGGATCGGCTTGCAGAGCAGTGGCGGTTTGGCTGGCGCAGCTTGCGGGCAGATGCGGCGTTTCGGGCGAACATAAAAGGGGCGCTGGCCGGAACCAGCGCCCAGATCTTTCATTGCCGGTCCAACAGGGACGCGGCGCGCGCGATCAGCGCATGCGCTGACCGTTGA
- a CDS encoding DUF4375 domain-containing protein, giving the protein MKAYDGNDPKLPLILMDWAFGGRVVDAVQAHVNYVNALYGAGYDPHSILESYADLYLLDFYVGQVNNGGHSQYIGNSGARLKSELPRALRAARMIGSDGLAAVLERCAGWIDGNPNEAVKQNGFSERAEALEECDKAFFALQLSDNEMRAFLNQQTQEVRDRLTPHVFVPDAAQTWKEAFVSRIADRPADETVQDAMDDAIAAFGPLKEWLEVSQGAWSAERSIERLAMGLDRLGEDLREEMGKRFDMLLNLYSGSRSAYYLDAWVWLFQHPNLVIASSEDWTAQIEEVARQSPFAATDLQARQLLEVYKALPSDDALHRSYALGQAIGTEARSGLYLNGKMPMQDWPDGRSALIRGQSAHFALQEDDTAATLYRLAMRRGIFSYPSLKMLLDRWGLPGEALAGAIFRDKRSWKLGQIAGRSKKDQGLRALAIACYLPEAAQLGWSGEELAEHNPANPAFARAKKDYFEQGRITLMDRARPEIHWFVETPAGPVLFKATPESVAVVKGGAEVTYPRGVLEQARWEMHEFLDARAIDRP; this is encoded by the coding sequence ATGAAGGCATACGACGGAAATGATCCCAAATTGCCGCTGATCCTGATGGATTGGGCATTTGGCGGCCGCGTGGTCGATGCCGTGCAGGCGCATGTCAACTATGTCAACGCGCTCTATGGGGCGGGTTACGACCCACACAGCATTCTTGAAAGCTATGCGGATCTGTATCTTTTGGATTTCTACGTTGGGCAGGTCAACAACGGCGGTCACAGTCAATACATCGGAAATTCGGGCGCGCGTCTGAAGTCGGAATTGCCGCGGGCCCTGCGCGCGGCGCGCATGATCGGCAGTGATGGATTGGCTGCGGTTCTTGAACGCTGCGCTGGCTGGATCGACGGGAACCCGAATGAGGCGGTCAAACAAAACGGCTTTTCTGAACGTGCCGAAGCGCTGGAAGAATGTGACAAGGCATTCTTTGCACTGCAGCTGTCCGACAATGAGATGCGCGCGTTTCTGAATCAGCAAACGCAGGAGGTGCGCGACCGGCTGACCCCGCATGTCTTTGTCCCTGACGCCGCGCAGACGTGGAAAGAGGCCTTTGTCAGCCGCATTGCGGATCGCCCGGCAGATGAAACTGTTCAGGACGCGATGGATGACGCGATTGCCGCATTTGGCCCGCTGAAAGAGTGGTTGGAGGTTTCCCAAGGCGCATGGTCGGCCGAGCGGAGTATCGAGCGGCTTGCAATGGGCCTTGACCGACTTGGGGAAGATTTACGCGAAGAGATGGGCAAACGTTTCGATATGTTGCTCAATCTCTATTCCGGCAGTCGGTCGGCGTATTACCTGGATGCCTGGGTCTGGCTTTTTCAGCATCCGAATCTGGTGATTGCCAGTTCCGAGGACTGGACAGCGCAAATCGAAGAGGTCGCTCGGCAAAGCCCGTTTGCTGCAACAGATTTGCAAGCGCGGCAGCTTCTCGAAGTGTATAAGGCCTTGCCGTCTGATGACGCGCTACACCGGTCTTATGCGCTGGGGCAGGCGATCGGAACAGAGGCGCGGTCGGGCCTTTACCTGAATGGCAAAATGCCAATGCAGGACTGGCCCGATGGGAGGTCCGCGCTGATCCGAGGGCAAAGCGCCCATTTTGCCCTGCAAGAGGACGACACAGCCGCCACGCTGTATCGGCTGGCAATGCGTCGCGGGATATTCAGCTATCCGTCCCTGAAGATGCTTCTTGATCGCTGGGGTTTGCCGGGCGAGGCGCTGGCGGGTGCAATCTTTCGCGACAAGCGGTCCTGGAAATTGGGTCAGATCGCGGGACGGTCAAAAAAGGATCAGGGCCTGCGGGCCTTGGCCATTGCGTGTTATCTGCCAGAGGCTGCGCAATTGGGTTGGTCTGGTGAAGAGCTGGCTGAGCATAATCCGGCAAACCCAGCGTTTGCGCGTGCGAAGAAAGACTATTTCGAGCAAGGCCGGATTACCTTGATGGATCGCGCGCGCCCCGAGATCCACTGGTTTGTGGAAACGCCTGCCGGCCCGGTTCTGTTCAAGGCTACACCCGAATCCGTTGCCGTTGTGAAAGGCGGTGCAGAGGTCACTTATCCGCGCGGCGTGCTGGAGCAGGCGCGATGGGAGATGCATGAGTTCCTGGATGCACGCGCGATTGACCGGCCCTGA
- a CDS encoding TldD/PmbA family protein, with the protein MTALSDLTQRLLDEARKAGADASDAIAVDGTSVSIDVRGGALENADRSEGIDVGLRVLIGNRQACVSSSDTKPETLRTMAERAVAMARIAPEDPYAGLADPSQLATNTATEDLELYDATPEPDPAALQDDAARAEAEALKNPGISQVQQSSAGYSHRRIHLSASNGFDAGYARTDRGISCLAITGTGTAMERDYDYDSRIFQADLRDAAEIGRIAAERAVARAGATRPKTGAYPVMFDERIASSLIGHLLQAVSGGAIARGSSWLLGALGEQVLPKGLSVIEDPHRVRTSGSKLFDAEGLPTTRRAIVDDGVLTGWTLDLATGRKLDMASTANASRGTTAPPSPSLTNVALTQGTQTQAEMLRDMGTGLLVTSMIGSTINPNTGDYSRGASGFWVENGEITHPVNEITVAGNLRDMLMRITPANDARTHLSRVVPSLLVEGLTLAGD; encoded by the coding sequence ATGACCGCACTTTCCGACCTGACCCAGCGCCTGCTGGACGAAGCCCGCAAAGCCGGGGCCGATGCCTCTGACGCCATAGCAGTCGACGGCACCTCCGTTTCCATCGACGTGCGCGGCGGGGCGTTGGAAAATGCCGACCGCTCCGAAGGGATTGACGTCGGGCTGCGCGTGCTGATTGGCAACCGGCAGGCCTGCGTGTCCTCGTCCGACACCAAGCCAGAGACATTGCGCACCATGGCCGAACGCGCCGTCGCGATGGCCCGGATCGCGCCGGAAGACCCCTATGCGGGCCTCGCCGATCCCAGTCAGTTGGCAACGAACACAGCCACCGAAGACCTCGAACTTTATGACGCGACCCCCGAACCCGATCCCGCCGCCCTGCAGGATGACGCCGCACGGGCCGAGGCCGAAGCGCTGAAAAACCCCGGCATTAGTCAGGTGCAACAATCCAGCGCGGGCTATTCGCACCGGCGCATCCATCTGTCTGCCTCCAACGGCTTTGACGCCGGTTACGCCCGCACCGACCGGGGCATTTCCTGCCTTGCGATCACCGGCACCGGCACGGCGATGGAACGCGACTATGACTACGACAGCCGGATCTTTCAGGCCGATTTGCGCGACGCCGCCGAGATTGGCCGCATCGCCGCCGAACGCGCTGTTGCCCGCGCCGGGGCCACGCGACCCAAAACCGGTGCCTATCCGGTCATGTTCGACGAACGTATCGCATCTTCGCTGATCGGTCACTTGCTGCAAGCAGTGTCTGGCGGGGCGATTGCGCGCGGGTCCAGCTGGCTTTTGGGTGCGCTGGGCGAACAGGTCCTGCCCAAGGGCCTTTCGGTGATCGAAGACCCGCACCGCGTGCGCACCTCTGGTTCCAAACTCTTTGACGCCGAAGGCCTGCCCACCACCCGCCGCGCCATCGTGGATGACGGCGTGCTGACTGGCTGGACGCTGGACCTTGCCACCGGGCGCAAGCTTGACATGGCCTCCACCGCGAATGCGTCCCGCGGCACCACTGCCCCGCCTTCGCCCAGCCTGACCAACGTGGCCCTGACCCAAGGCACCCAAACCCAGGCCGAGATGCTGCGCGACATGGGCACCGGCCTGCTGGTGACATCCATGATCGGCTCCACCATCAACCCCAACACCGGGGATTATTCCCGTGGTGCGTCGGGCTTTTGGGTCGAAAACGGGGAAATCACCCACCCGGTGAACGAAATCACCGTGGCGGGCAACCTGCGCGACATGCTGATGCGGATCACCCCCGCCAATGACGCGCGCACCCATCTGTCACGCGTTGTGCCATCGCTGCTGGTCGAAGGGCTCACCCTTGCCGGAGACTGA
- a CDS encoding 3'(2'),5'-bisphosphate nucleotidase CysQ, producing MPETDVALLAAAARRAGEIAKSHFGQNPETWDKGDGAGPVTAADLAVNAMLHDTLRAARPDYGWLSEEDPDSAARLSSKRLFVVDPIDGTRAFIAGDKDWGHSIAVVENGVPVAAAIAMPMRGQIYTAATGTGAFLNDAPIRASTQTDPAATTVLTAKPNLAPCYWTPAGPPPFKRSFRSSLAYRMALVASGRFDAMLTLRPTWEWDIAAGTLLVTEAGGTVTDHTGAALRFNNPHPQVASVLAAGAVHAPINAALA from the coding sequence TTGCCGGAGACTGACGTCGCCCTGTTGGCCGCAGCCGCGCGCCGCGCCGGCGAGATTGCCAAATCGCACTTTGGTCAGAACCCCGAAACTTGGGACAAAGGCGATGGCGCAGGTCCGGTGACTGCCGCTGATCTGGCGGTTAACGCCATGCTGCACGACACGCTGCGCGCCGCCCGGCCCGACTATGGCTGGCTGTCCGAAGAAGACCCCGACAGCGCAGCGCGGCTGTCGTCCAAACGCCTGTTTGTCGTTGACCCCATCGACGGCACCCGCGCCTTTATCGCAGGCGACAAGGATTGGGGCCATTCCATCGCCGTGGTCGAAAACGGCGTGCCCGTGGCCGCCGCCATCGCCATGCCGATGCGCGGCCAGATCTACACCGCAGCCACCGGCACCGGCGCGTTCCTCAACGACGCCCCCATCCGCGCCAGCACCCAGACCGACCCCGCCGCGACCACTGTGCTGACTGCCAAGCCCAATCTCGCACCCTGCTACTGGACCCCCGCCGGGCCGCCGCCGTTCAAGCGCAGCTTTCGGTCCTCGCTCGCTTACCGCATGGCGCTGGTGGCATCGGGCCGGTTTGACGCCATGTTGACCCTGCGCCCGACATGGGAATGGGACATCGCCGCTGGCACGTTGCTGGTGACAGAGGCAGGCGGCACCGTCACCGACCACACCGGGGCCGCACTGCGGTTCAACAACCCGCACCCGCAAGTCGCCAGCGTGCTGGCGGCAGGCGCTGTCCACGCGCCGATAAACGCCGCACTGGCCTAA
- a CDS encoding aminotransferase: MTTPESNTAQATVIADQRHALRPWINLHADEGDAPLVIARGEGAWLYDSAGKRYLDAVGGLWCTNIGLGRDEMADAIADQVRTLAYSSTFTDMTNAVSTQLAEKIASLTPGDLNRVHFTTGGSTAIDSAYRLMQFYQRCMGRPEKVQIVARKRAYHGSTFAAMSIGNRDGDRPPEFSYIEDGHHHLSAPDVYRRPAGLSEADYAAQLVQEFSDLVDRVGADKIGAFFAEPIMGSGGVLVPPEGYLTGIHAICRAHDILFVADEVVTAWGRLGQWFASEAVFGVVPDIIASAKGLTSGYLPLGAMIYSDRIHDVIAAKNAEGYYASGYTYAGHPVSCAAALKNIEIIEREDLLGNADTVGRYFEEQLATLKELPTVGDVRGMRMMMCVESVADKATKALFPDKLNIGKRISNAAEKLGLIVRPIGHLNIMSPPLMITRDDVDLIVDRLRRAIIAATPK, encoded by the coding sequence ATGACCACGCCGGAAAGCAACACAGCGCAGGCCACAGTGATCGCCGACCAGCGGCATGCATTGCGGCCGTGGATCAACCTGCACGCCGACGAAGGAGATGCGCCGCTGGTCATCGCGCGCGGTGAGGGTGCCTGGCTTTATGACAGTGCGGGCAAGCGGTATCTGGATGCGGTTGGCGGGCTGTGGTGCACCAACATCGGGCTGGGCCGGGACGAGATGGCCGATGCGATTGCCGATCAGGTGCGGACGCTTGCCTATTCCTCGACCTTTACGGACATGACCAATGCGGTGTCGACGCAATTGGCCGAAAAGATCGCAAGCCTGACGCCGGGTGATCTGAACCGGGTGCATTTCACCACCGGCGGGTCCACGGCGATTGATAGCGCCTATCGGTTGATGCAGTTTTATCAGCGTTGCATGGGGCGGCCCGAGAAGGTGCAGATTGTTGCCCGCAAGCGCGCCTATCACGGGTCCACCTTTGCCGCGATGTCGATTGGCAACCGCGATGGGGACAGGCCACCAGAGTTTTCCTATATCGAGGACGGTCACCACCATCTGAGCGCACCGGATGTTTATCGCAGGCCCGCGGGACTGAGCGAGGCGGACTATGCCGCGCAACTGGTGCAGGAATTCAGCGACTTGGTGGACCGCGTTGGGGCGGACAAGATTGGTGCGTTTTTCGCAGAGCCGATCATGGGGTCGGGCGGGGTATTGGTGCCGCCAGAGGGGTATCTGACCGGTATTCACGCCATTTGTCGCGCGCATGACATTCTGTTTGTCGCAGACGAGGTTGTCACCGCATGGGGGCGGTTGGGTCAGTGGTTCGCGTCAGAGGCGGTGTTTGGCGTGGTGCCGGATATCATCGCCTCGGCCAAGGGGCTGACTTCTGGTTATTTGCCGTTGGGGGCGATGATCTATTCCGACCGCATCCATGACGTGATCGCAGCGAAGAACGCCGAAGGGTATTATGCCAGCGGCTACACCTATGCCGGTCATCCGGTGAGCTGTGCGGCAGCGCTGAAGAACATTGAAATTATCGAGCGCGAGGATTTGCTGGGCAATGCCGACACGGTGGGTCGCTATTTCGAGGAGCAACTGGCCACGCTCAAAGAGCTGCCGACAGTGGGCGATGTGCGCGGGATGCGGATGATGATGTGTGTGGAAAGCGTGGCGGACAAGGCGACCAAGGCGCTGTTCCCCGATAAGCTGAACATTGGCAAGCGGATTTCGAATGCCGCCGAAAAGCTGGGGCTGATCGTGCGGCCAATCGGGCATCTGAACATCATGTCGCCGCCGCTAATGATCACTCGCGACGATGTTGATCTGATCGTGGATCGGTTGCGGCGGGCGATCATTGCCGCCACACCAAAGTAA